In Oryza brachyantha chromosome 2, ObraRS2, whole genome shotgun sequence, a single window of DNA contains:
- the LOC102708031 gene encoding adenine phosphoribosyltransferase 4-like yields MGEEANCNVAMEAKLPKENGLNGHTGAAAEAKAARADAEITDAAPAVDPRLQGISDAIRVVPHFPKQGIMFNDITPLLLRPGVFKDAVDIFVERYRGMGIAAVAGIEARGFIFGPAIALAIGAKFIPLRKPKKLPGEVISETYVLEYGTDCLQMHVGAIEPGERVLIVDDLVATGGTLCAAIRLLERAGADVAECACLIGLPKFKDFYKLNGKPVYVLVESREYEK; encoded by the exons ATGGGCGAGGAGGCCAATTGCAACGTCGCCATGGAGGCCAAGCTGCCCAAGGAGAACGGGCTGAACGGCCACACCGGTGCCGCGGCCGAGGCCAAGGCCGCCCGGGCTGACGCCGAGATCACCGAcgcggcgccggccgtcgACCCCCGCCTGCAGGGCATCTCCGACGCCATCCGCGTCGTCCCCCACTTCCCCAAGCAAG gcatCATGTTCAACGACATcacgccgctgctgctgcgcccTGGCGTGTTCAAGGACGCCGTCGACATCTTCGTCGAGCGCTACCGCGGCATGggcatcgccgccgtcgccg GGATTGAGGCTAGAGGATTCATATTTGGCCCGGCGATTGCGCTGGCTATTGGCGCCAAATTCATACCGCTGCGTAAGCCCAAGAAACTCCCAG GCGAGGTGATATCTGAGACATATGTTCTCGAGTACGGGACTGATTGCTTGCAGATGCATGTTGGCGCCATCGAGCCTGGCGAGCGCGTGCTGATCGTTGATGATCTGGTTGCAACCGGTGGGACACTTTGTGCTGCTATAAGGCTTCTTG AACGCGCTGGAGCTGACGTTGCTGAGTGCGCGTGTCTGATTGGGCTCCCAAAATTTAAG GATTTCTACAAGCTCAATGGTAAGCCAGTATATGTTCTTGTGGAGTCACgcgaatatgaaaaataa
- the LOC102708310 gene encoding UDP-N-acetylglucosamine transporter UGNT1 — MAKGGGGGMLLPVSGGDAGKGAGGDEAALFKGSAMTRRGAVAALSYMSCSVLLVMFNKAALSSYNFPCANVITLLQMVCSTGLLYVLRRLKIISFTNSDPSVPSDALFFVPFRILLRTTPLSLAYLLYMLASMESVRGVNVPMYTTLRRTTVVFTMTMEYFLAKQKHTPPIIGSVALIVFGAFVAGARDLSFDARGYAIVFVANITTAVYLATINRIGKSSGLNSFGLMWCNGLVCGPCVLFLTYIQGDLKKTIEFPYLYSPGFQAVLLFSCMLAFLLNYTIFWNTILNSALTQSMCGNLKDFFTVGIGWVLFGGLPFDLLNVIGQGLGFLGSGLYAYCKIKGK; from the exons ATGGCGaaggggggaggaggggggatGCTGCTGCCGGTGTCCGGCGGGGACGCGGGGAAgggggcgggcggcgacgaggccgcgCTGTTCAAGGGGTCCGCCATgacccgccgcggcgcggtcGCGGCGCTCTCCTACATGTCCTGCTCCG TGTTGCTAGTGATGTTTAACAAGGCAGCTTTGTCCTCATATAATTTCCCTTGTGCAAATGTCATTACGCTTCTTCAG ATGGTGTGCTCAACAGGGCTTCTTTATGTTCTGAGGCGGTTAAAGAtaatttcatttacaaatagtGACCCATCAGTGCCTTCTGATGCCCTATTCTTCGTTCCATTCAGAATACTGTTGCGTACTACACCTCTTTCTCTGGCTTATTTACTCTATATG TTAGCTTCAATGGAATCTGTGCGTGGAGTGAATGTTCCTATGTATACAACTCTGAGGCGCACAACAGTAGTCTTTACAATGACAATGGAGTATTTCTTGGCGAAGCAGAAGCATACACCGCCTATAATTGGCAG TGTGGCATTGATTGTATTTGGAGCATTTGTTGCTGGAGCTCGTGACCTATCATTTGATGCTCGTGGGTATGCCATTGTCTTTGTGGCCAACATTACAACAGCTGTTTACCTTGCTACTATAAACCGTATAG GAAAATCTAGTGGACTCAATAGCTTCGGCTTGATGTGGTGCAATG GACTTGTCTGTGGGCCTTGTGTACTGTTTTTGACATATATTCAAGGAGACCTGAAGAAGACTATAGAATTTCCTTACCTTTACTCCCCTGGGTTTCAG GCGGTTCTGTTATTCTCATGCATGCTAGCTTTTCTGCTAAACTACACTATCTTCTGGAACACAATCCTGAATTCTGCACTCACACAATCAATGTGTGGTAATTTGAAG GATTTCTTCACCGTTGGAATTGGCTGGGTTCTATTTGGCGGGCTTCCTTTTGATCTG CTTAATGTTATTGGGCAAGGTCTTGGCTTTCTTGGCTCTGGGCTGTATGCCTACTGCAAGATCAAAGGGAAGTAG